A region of Candidatus Saccharimonadia bacterium DNA encodes the following proteins:
- a CDS encoding ABC transporter permease, which produces MNLSNIFSHRNRALLRELVATEFKLRYQGSALGYLWSLIRPLFLFGILLFVFGFILKITSNIEHYPVYLLLGIVLWSFFVEATNNGLQSIVGRGDLIRKINFPKYIIVISGTISALINLGISLVVVFIFILGSGVEFRPIALLFPLIIVELYALALALAFFLSALYVKYRDITYIWELGLQAAFYATPILYPMSLVIGKSLFLSKVLMLNPMAQIVQDARYVLITPQTTTQAQLTHNWLAIAFPFAVVVLVSISAGLYFRSTSKYFAEIV; this is translated from the coding sequence ATGAATCTGTCGAATATCTTCAGCCATCGAAACCGCGCCCTCTTGCGTGAGCTCGTGGCTACCGAATTTAAGTTGCGCTATCAAGGGTCGGCACTTGGTTATTTGTGGTCACTCATCCGCCCGCTGTTTCTGTTTGGCATTTTGCTCTTTGTCTTTGGGTTCATCCTCAAAATCACTTCAAACATCGAACACTACCCGGTTTATTTGCTCCTTGGCATTGTGCTGTGGAGTTTCTTCGTCGAAGCCACCAACAACGGCCTACAGTCGATCGTTGGCCGCGGCGACCTCATCCGTAAGATCAATTTCCCCAAATACATCATCGTCATTTCTGGCACCATTTCGGCCCTCATCAACCTCGGCATCAGCCTGGTCGTAGTATTTATTTTTATCCTCGGATCGGGCGTTGAGTTCCGGCCAATCGCGCTGTTATTTCCCTTGATTATCGTGGAATTGTACGCCCTGGCTTTGGCCCTGGCGTTTTTCCTGTCCGCGCTCTATGTAAAGTACCGCGACATCACCTATATCTGGGAGCTCGGTCTGCAGGCGGCCTTCTACGCCACCCCCATCCTCTATCCGATGTCGCTGGTGATTGGTAAGAGCCTATTCCTCTCCAAGGTCCTAATGCTCAATCCTATGGCTCAGATCGTTCAAGACGCCAGGTATGTGCTCATAACCCCGCAGACCACCACGCAGGCCCAGCTCACGCACAATTGGCTGGCCATTGCCTTCCCGTTCGCCGTCGTTGTGCTTGTGAGCATATCGGCCGGACTCTACTTCCGCAGCACGTCAAAATATTTTGCGGAGATCGTGTGA
- a CDS encoding ABC transporter ATP-binding protein, protein MTEPIAISLHRVSKNFKLPHEQYTGLKQALLNFRPGQKYEIQHVLTGLSFDIKKGEFFGIVGRNGSGKSTLLKLLAQIYSPNVGSVTVHGSLTPFIELGVGFNPELTGRENVYLNGALLGFDRQQMGNLYDEIVEFAELSEFMDQKLKNYSSGMQVRLAFSIAIRAKSDILLIDEVLAVGDAAFQRKCYDYFMLLKKTDTTVILVTHDMSAVRQYCDRAIMLEDGKIVTAGSPEEVAQAYQRLFSEDVAAAGMIEVSGPALEAGQTRWGSGKLRLERASATVVKQNVVLTCQFKSYEDLPPTLYGFTVHAPNDAVVMDGNTRRSKVKTPPTKAGDLIEITWEFQNIFGGGRHAVSVAACDMSATNYYDWFNEAISFNVIREEPTGGLVAPEIRTSPIKVS, encoded by the coding sequence ATGACCGAACCCATTGCCATCTCACTGCACCGCGTCAGCAAGAATTTCAAACTCCCCCATGAGCAATACACCGGGCTCAAGCAGGCCCTTCTCAATTTCCGGCCCGGCCAAAAGTATGAGATCCAACATGTGCTCACCGGGCTCTCGTTTGATATCAAAAAGGGCGAGTTCTTCGGAATTGTCGGGCGCAATGGCAGCGGCAAGAGCACCCTCCTCAAGCTGCTGGCGCAAATCTACTCCCCGAATGTCGGATCTGTCACGGTGCACGGCAGCCTCACGCCGTTTATCGAGCTGGGGGTAGGCTTCAATCCCGAACTTACCGGCCGTGAAAATGTTTACCTCAACGGCGCACTTTTGGGCTTCGACCGCCAGCAAATGGGGAACTTGTACGACGAAATTGTCGAGTTTGCCGAATTGTCCGAATTCATGGACCAGAAGCTCAAAAACTATTCCTCGGGCATGCAGGTGCGGCTGGCTTTTTCTATCGCGATCCGCGCCAAAAGCGACATTTTGTTGATAGACGAGGTGCTAGCGGTGGGCGACGCCGCCTTCCAGCGCAAATGTTACGACTATTTCATGCTCCTCAAGAAGACCGATACCACTGTCATCCTCGTGACGCATGATATGAGTGCCGTGCGCCAATATTGCGACCGCGCCATCATGCTCGAAGACGGCAAGATTGTGACCGCCGGCTCACCCGAAGAGGTCGCACAAGCTTACCAGCGGCTGTTCTCCGAAGACGTTGCGGCCGCCGGCATGATCGAAGTTTCGGGGCCGGCTCTCGAGGCTGGTCAGACCCGGTGGGGTTCGGGAAAATTGCGCCTGGAGCGGGCGTCCGCCACTGTCGTCAAGCAAAACGTCGTATTGACCTGCCAGTTCAAATCGTACGAGGACCTGCCGCCCACGCTGTACGGCTTTACTGTGCACGCGCCGAACGATGCCGTCGTAATGGATGGCAACACCCGCCGGTCCAAGGTCAAGACCCCGCCCACCAAGGCCGGAGACCTCATCGAAATCACCTGGGAGTTTCAGAATATCTTCGGCGGTGGCCGTCATGCGGTGAGTGTAGCCGCTTGCGACATGTCTGCCACCAACTATTACGACTGGTTCAACGAAGCCATTTCTTTCAACGTGATTCGCGAGGAGCCCACCGGCGGTCTGGTGGCTCCAGAAATCCGCACTAGCCCCATCAAAGTCTCCTAG
- a CDS encoding glycosyltransferase family 2 protein — protein sequence MDTVAKTQLSGPGVAIVVLGWNNKALLDECFASIKSQTYQNLQTIYVDNGSKDGSAEHVRKTHPEVDVIDTGFNNGFAVGNNIGFKRALEDKNCRYVVALNTDAVITPEWTSRLVAFAAAHPQAACLQGLTLNYFKRELVDSTGIYVDGRAAPLQIGYNLPYDGSGSRKVFGVNAAAAMYTRIFLDRQPFGDDYFDPDLFMYYEDVDLSARALALGMENYFCAEAVAYHMGSASSGGNPKFMLTMVHRNLPLVLLKSFPASVILRALPRWTWVELLRVFNFVRERRYGLALAIIKGRLRGLILLPRFWAKRRRLLRLGKSNTAEFRRLMCG from the coding sequence ATGGACACAGTAGCAAAAACCCAACTATCCGGACCTGGCGTGGCAATCGTGGTCTTGGGGTGGAACAACAAAGCATTATTGGATGAGTGTTTTGCCTCGATAAAGTCGCAAACATATCAAAATCTACAGACGATCTATGTGGATAACGGCTCGAAAGACGGTTCGGCCGAGCACGTCCGAAAGACGCATCCGGAGGTGGATGTGATTGATACTGGATTCAACAACGGCTTTGCGGTTGGCAACAACATCGGTTTCAAGCGGGCACTGGAGGACAAGAACTGCCGCTATGTGGTGGCACTCAATACCGATGCCGTCATTACGCCAGAGTGGACCAGTCGGCTGGTAGCATTTGCCGCTGCGCATCCCCAGGCCGCGTGCCTTCAGGGGCTGACTCTGAACTATTTCAAGCGTGAACTGGTAGATTCTACGGGTATTTATGTAGACGGCCGGGCGGCGCCCCTCCAGATTGGCTACAACCTGCCCTACGACGGCTCCGGCAGCCGGAAAGTATTTGGGGTAAATGCCGCGGCCGCCATGTATACCCGGATATTCCTAGACCGGCAACCCTTTGGCGACGACTACTTCGACCCCGACTTGTTCATGTACTACGAGGACGTCGACCTGTCGGCGCGGGCGCTGGCGCTGGGCATGGAAAACTATTTTTGCGCCGAGGCCGTGGCCTACCATATGGGGTCGGCGTCCAGCGGCGGCAATCCCAAATTCATGCTCACGATGGTGCACCGCAACCTGCCACTGGTGCTGCTCAAGAGCTTCCCGGCGTCGGTTATTTTGAGGGCGTTGCCCCGCTGGACCTGGGTGGAACTGTTGCGGGTTTTTAATTTCGTGCGCGAAAGACGCTACGGACTAGCTTTAGCCATTATTAAAGGACGGCTGAGAGGGCTGATCTTGCTGCCGCGGTTTTGGGCCAAGCGGCGCAGACTGTTGCGTCTTGGGAAGTCGAATACGGCCGAATTTAGGCGGTTGATGTGCGGCTAG
- a CDS encoding glycosyltransferase, with amino-acid sequence MKITPARKLAKDLLKRAGLYGRVSAAARKYRYREYTKWVVERESQAGPDSSGKTKFSIIVPTHKYTARYLEPLIDSVVAQTYPNWELVLVNACETAADAEQVRRAAKRDGRIKVVELARNLHISGNTNAGIEVATGGFVSFLDHDDVIAPFALSEMSAALDSDHTIQIFYSDEDKISEDGKERFYAFFKPDFDPELILTSSYACHFFSVRANLAKKAGGLRPAFDGAQDYDFILRLLQFDPVIKHVPRVSYHWRMAQSSTASVISEKDYAADAGRRALGEHVKRLGLPANVEDVPGQATAYRLKYDLPAETRVAVVSSGPTIPGIDVLTPAQSASALDRYDLLIYLADGIAATGGDWIRELAARAIQPDVGVVSAAVLNGKGLAPAGYVVAAGRLQLLTQNIVAPEFTLLGLSSWPRSFMVVPEGCYAVKTALLRNLASGAPGSCLNLCLRLHQAGLRNIFWPYAQLRLANCPLPPSTLPLPSGLEGPPDPSFNPNLTIKNHRATL; translated from the coding sequence ATGAAGATCACGCCGGCCAGAAAACTTGCGAAGGATTTGCTAAAGCGTGCCGGTCTATACGGACGGGTATCCGCCGCGGCCAGAAAATACCGCTACCGCGAATACACCAAATGGGTGGTCGAGCGCGAATCCCAAGCCGGTCCGGACTCGTCCGGTAAAACCAAGTTCAGCATTATTGTTCCAACCCACAAATACACTGCACGCTACCTGGAGCCGCTGATCGACTCCGTTGTCGCCCAAACCTACCCGAACTGGGAGTTGGTATTGGTGAATGCCTGCGAAACGGCCGCCGACGCCGAGCAAGTGCGTCGGGCTGCCAAGCGCGATGGTCGGATCAAAGTTGTGGAATTGGCCCGAAATCTGCACATCTCCGGCAACACTAATGCTGGCATTGAAGTCGCGACAGGGGGGTTTGTTAGCTTCCTCGATCACGACGATGTGATCGCGCCTTTTGCCTTGTCCGAAATGTCCGCCGCACTTGATTCTGACCACACCATCCAGATATTCTACAGCGATGAAGATAAAATATCCGAGGACGGGAAAGAACGCTTTTATGCCTTCTTCAAGCCAGATTTTGACCCTGAACTAATCTTAACTTCCAGCTATGCATGCCACTTTTTTAGTGTTCGTGCCAATTTAGCCAAAAAAGCCGGCGGCTTGCGACCGGCCTTCGACGGCGCCCAGGATTACGACTTTATCCTAAGGCTCCTCCAGTTCGACCCGGTAATCAAACACGTTCCGCGCGTTTCATACCATTGGCGGATGGCGCAGAGCTCCACCGCCTCGGTCATTAGCGAAAAAGACTACGCCGCTGACGCCGGCCGCCGGGCGCTGGGCGAGCACGTGAAGCGTCTCGGTCTTCCCGCCAACGTCGAAGATGTGCCTGGCCAAGCTACGGCTTACCGCCTGAAATATGACCTCCCTGCCGAGACGCGGGTGGCCGTCGTGTCGTCCGGCCCCACAATCCCGGGCATCGACGTCCTAACCCCAGCGCAAAGCGCTTCGGCACTCGACCGGTATGATCTACTTATCTATCTTGCCGATGGCATCGCGGCCACCGGGGGCGATTGGATCCGGGAGCTGGCCGCACGGGCCATTCAGCCGGATGTGGGCGTGGTTTCAGCGGCCGTCCTCAATGGTAAGGGCCTTGCGCCAGCCGGCTATGTAGTCGCGGCCGGCCGCTTGCAGCTGCTGACCCAAAACATCGTCGCGCCCGAGTTTACCCTATTAGGGCTGAGCAGCTGGCCGCGGTCGTTTATGGTGGTTCCGGAAGGTTGTTACGCTGTCAAAACTGCGCTACTACGCAACCTCGCCTCGGGTGCGCCCGGCTCCTGCCTGAACTTGTGTTTGAGGCTGCATCAGGCGGGTTTGCGCAACATTTTTTGGCCATATGCCCAATTGAGGCTCGCGAATTGCCCCCTCCCGCCCTCAACCCTGCCGCTACCTTCTGGACTCGAAGGCCCACCCGACCCTTCCTTCAACCCCAACTTAACCATAAAGAACCATCGCGCGACCCTCTAG